A single window of Caldisalinibacter kiritimatiensis DNA harbors:
- a CDS encoding TolC family protein, whose protein sequence is MKRIFTFLLICTMFLSLVASSYAVDNNQQENELIIENTEELIEVIELSLKDAINYALEHNKDLTIQDLNIKKAEVSYENNIRIVKNYNRNKDLIDSLPTPADELVQQKLLELGATERSLDLSLNIAKWNKQIKENEIKYNVEKAYYDLLLAEEQMEIAKESLELAQDQYEKGKTMYEVGTISSQQLLEMELAVSQAQSGYDAAEMGYEMQKMSFNNTLGLPLDQKVVLTDEIEYKEHEEINLEKSIKEALENNGSLKVAKENYELAQLTLEATKARYPEITYKYREQEILVEQAAKSLDMAKNGVEMGVRSAYLQLITAEKQIKTYEKTVEKAQRALELAEISFELGQSTSTEVSQARLQLMDAKNNLAKQIHAYNMALLDFHYSTGLGKTQISTGY, encoded by the coding sequence ATGAAAAGAATTTTTACTTTTTTACTTATATGTACAATGTTTTTATCTTTAGTAGCTTCAAGCTATGCAGTAGATAATAATCAGCAAGAAAATGAGCTAATTATAGAAAATACAGAAGAGTTAATTGAAGTCATTGAACTTTCTTTAAAGGATGCTATTAACTATGCATTAGAGCATAATAAGGATTTGACCATACAAGATTTAAATATAAAAAAGGCAGAAGTATCTTATGAAAATAATATTAGAATTGTTAAAAATTATAATAGGAACAAGGATTTAATTGATTCTTTACCTACCCCAGCAGATGAGTTAGTACAACAAAAACTTTTAGAACTTGGAGCAACAGAGCGTTCTTTAGATTTAAGTTTAAATATAGCAAAATGGAATAAGCAAATAAAAGAGAACGAAATCAAATATAATGTTGAAAAAGCATATTATGACTTATTATTAGCAGAAGAACAAATGGAAATAGCTAAAGAGAGTTTAGAATTAGCACAAGACCAGTATGAAAAGGGTAAAACCATGTATGAGGTTGGTACTATATCAAGTCAACAGCTATTAGAAATGGAATTAGCAGTATCTCAAGCACAATCAGGATATGATGCAGCTGAGATGGGATATGAAATGCAGAAAATGAGCTTTAACAATACATTAGGACTTCCTTTAGACCAAAAAGTTGTTCTTACCGATGAAATCGAGTACAAGGAACATGAGGAAATAAATTTAGAAAAATCAATTAAAGAAGCTTTAGAAAATAATGGTTCTTTAAAGGTAGCAAAAGAAAACTATGAATTAGCCCAATTAACATTAGAAGCAACAAAGGCTAGATATCCTGAAATTACATACAAATATAGGGAACAAGAAATATTAGTTGAACAGGCAGCTAAGAGCTTAGATATGGCTAAAAATGGCGTTGAAATGGGAGTTAGAAGTGCATACTTACAGTTAATAACAGCAGAAAAACAGATAAAAACATATGAAAAAACTGTAGAAAAAGCACAGAGAGCTTTAGAATTAGCTGAAATAAGCTTTGAACTTGGGCAAAGTACATCAACAGAGGTTTCACAGGCTAGACTACAGTTAATGGATGCTAAAAATAATTTAGCTAAGCAAATTCATGCATATAACATGGCATTATTAGATTTCCACTATAGTACAGGATTAGGTAAAACTCAAATATCGACTGGATATTAA